The Cydia pomonella isolate Wapato2018A chromosome 20, ilCydPomo1, whole genome shotgun sequence genome contains a region encoding:
- the LOC133529074 gene encoding serine/threonine-protein kinase WNK2-like, which translates to MKTKSKMFQISKTVIVFIFVVTVTSGQVLQKPQPYPRQMVFRPAWQNSPDYYPQYIAPPYIQPVKCDDQLEMGLPLPMAENPVMIPQAAEIAPVGIPQYPMMVGAPITGPCEPIIVPETAMEIPAENTLPLIMPVNREFISPCLEEDVAAIPQQSMIQPMIQPMAVPRAFVMPEIPAAITMPRMPKLILKTIQSLFQNMCYNQYRYRSLNPLSYLRCLFRTFL; encoded by the exons ATGAAAACTAAATCGAAAATG TTTCAGATTTCCAAGACCGTGATTGTGTTCATATTTGTGGTGACTGTGACATCTGGTCAAGTATTACAAAAGCCACAGCCCTATCCTCGTCAAATGGTCTTCAGGCCCGCTTGGCAAAATAGCCCGGACTACTACCCTCAATATATCGCTCCTCCTTACATTCAACCCGTGAAATGTGATGATCAACTGGAAATGGGACTACCGTTGCCGATGGCAGAAAATCCTGTGATGATTCCACAAGCTGCAGAAATAGCACCGGTTGGAATTCCACAGTACCCAATGATGGTTGGAGCTCCTATCACTGGACCATGCGAGCCCATTATAGTACCAGAAACAGCTATGGAGATTCCTGCAGAGAATACACTGCCACTCATAATGCCTGTTAATCGAGAATTTATTTCACCTTGTCTGGAAGAAGATGTAGCTGCAATCCCGCAACAGTCTATGATACAACCTATGATACAGCCTATGGCAGTACCACGTGCATTCGTGATGCCTGAGATCCCAGCAGCTATAACAATGCCTAGAATGCCTAAATTAATCTTGAAAACAATCCAATCCCTGTTCCAAAATATGTGCTACAACCAATACCGCTACAGATCGTTGAACCCGCTTTCTTACCTGAGATGCCTGTTCCGAACCTTTCTGTAG
- the LOC133529131 gene encoding uncharacterized protein LOC133529131, with translation MILMPAWTGSPDHYPLHIAPSYIEPAVKCDDPQPEIGPLPIAEKPLVSQAPVSVAVPIPHFPAPVMVGTNSLLAEPCEPALVPETTAMDIPAANALPVMMPVFSEIPQPEPWLDEVVAIPQQPMVVPQPPELPAFVMPELPEIEVPMPEPCLEDQPIPVPEYVPPPMPLPVVEPVFVPEMPVQNIPVAPALPPLEMPVLPEIVKPEPCIHEEIVPENPQPILIPQAPELPAFVMPDLPVRVEVPIPEAPAPEYIPLPMPIEEPTVASIPELPKAPELPTVAMPVFPEIVAVPEPCLEEIVVPEVNYLPIVPQPPELPALVMPELPVKVEAPIPKPIFTAPAPEYIPLPAPMPLPIELTPEVSYQPTVIPQAPKLPVYVVPELPARDPMIAPCPEDIPYTIPGHVQHLPLMPIPELPTAPLPKDPVRVEISSPIIQPEDPCVEELALVVPQLSMLPEPIIPARPEPAVDPCEPSAKPAMMAFPPYFINHPYYMQTNGFYPGRDNLIRHL, from the coding sequence ATGATCCTCATGCCTGCTTGGACAGGCAGCCCGGACCACTACCCTCTACACATCGCTCCTTCTTACATTGAACCAGCCGTGAAATGTGACGACCCTCAACCGGAAATTGGACCATTGCCAATAGCAGAAAAACCCTTGGTTTCTCAAGCCCCTGTTTCGGTGGCGGTTCCTATTCCACACTTCCCAGCACCTGTAATGGTTGGGACAAATTCACTCTTAGCCGAACCATGCGAGCCCGCTTTAGTGCCAGAAACAACAGCTATGGACATTCCTGCAGCGAACGCGCTTCCAGTCATGATGCCTGTTTTCTCAGAAATTCCCCAACCAGAACCTTGGTTGGATGAAGTAGTTGCGATTCCGCAACAGCCTATGGTAGTACCACAGCCCCCTGAATTACCAGCATTCGTGATGCCTGAACTCCCAGAAATTGAAGTACCCATGCCGGAACCGTGCCTTGAAGACCAGCCAATCCCTGTTCCGGAGTATGTACCACCACCAATGCCACTACCGGTTGTTGAACCCGTTTTCGTACCTGAAATGCCTGTTCAGAATATTCCTGTAGCGCCAGCATTACCTCCACTAGAAATGCCCGTTTTGCCTGAGATCGTAAAGCCTGAACCTTGTATACATGAAGAAATTGTTCCAGAAAATCCTCAGCCAATATTAATACCACAGGCTCCTGAATTGCCAGCTTTTGTGATGCCCGATTTGCCTGTCAGAGTAGAAGTTCCTATACCTGAGGCGCCTGCACCAGAGTATATTCCATTGCCAATGCCGATTGAAGAGCCTACCGTAGCCTCTATACCAGAACTACCAAAAGCACCAGAACTGCCAACAGTCGCCATGCCTGTTTTCCCAGAGATTGTAGCAGTCCCAGAACCATGCCTTGAAGAAATAGTAGTTCCTGAAGTCAATTACTTGCCTATCGTTCCACAACCCCCTGAATTACCAGCATTGGTAATGCCCGAATTACCAGTCAAAGTAGAAGCTCCTATACCTAAGCCGATTTTCACGGCACCTGCACCTGAGTATATTCCACTGCCAGCCCCTATGCCCCTGCCTATTGAACTGACCCCTGAAGTTAGCTACCAACCTACGGTAATTCCACAAGCGCCTAAATTACCAGTTTACGTGGTGCCTGAGCTTCCCGCAAGAGACCCCATGATTGCACCCTGTCCTGAAGATATTCCTTATACAATTCCGGGACATGTTCAACACTTACCACTTATGCCTATTCCTGAGCTACCTACAGCACCTTTACCCAAGGATCCAGTACGTGTAGAAATCTCTTCTCCCATAATCCAACCTGAAGATCCTTGCGTTGAAGAGCTAGCACTGGTTGTTCCTCAGCTGTCAATGTTACCGGAGCCGATAATCCCAGCACGTCCTGAGCCTGCTGTTGATCCCTGCGAACCTTCTGCCAAGCCAGCAATGATGGCTTTCCCGCCATATTTTATAAACCATCCATATTATATGCAGACGAACGGTTTCTATCCCGGCAGGGATAACTTAATTCGTCATCTTTAA